A stretch of the bacterium SCSIO 12827 genome encodes the following:
- a CDS encoding zinc-binding alcohol dehydrogenase family protein translates to MRAIGYAKSLPIDDPKSLEDIELPDPTASNLGADDLLVEVAAVSVNPVDTKVRMRAEPETGHKVLGWDASGTVKAVGSGVTLFQPGDDVFYAGAIGRPGTNSELHIVDQRIVGRKPKALDHAQAAALPLTSITAWELLFEGMGLREGEGAGESLLIIGAAGGVGSILIQIAKALTSLTVVATASRDETRDWCLRMGADHTIDHRQPLKPQLDALGLRPRYVAGLTATEQHYDAIIDLIQPRGTIALIDDPVTLDALKLKSKALTLHFEFMFARAMHDAPDITAQHDLLDRVSELVDLGRIVTTANSHGGTINAANLRAAHAQQESGRAIGKTVLAGFE, encoded by the coding sequence ATGCGTGCCATCGGCTACGCCAAGAGCCTACCCATTGACGATCCGAAATCGCTTGAAGACATCGAACTGCCGGACCCGACGGCATCTAACCTCGGCGCCGACGACCTATTGGTCGAAGTGGCCGCCGTCTCCGTCAACCCGGTCGACACCAAGGTCCGCATGCGGGCCGAGCCGGAAACGGGGCACAAGGTTCTCGGCTGGGATGCCTCCGGCACGGTCAAGGCGGTGGGCAGCGGCGTCACCCTGTTTCAGCCCGGCGACGACGTATTCTACGCCGGCGCCATTGGCCGTCCCGGCACCAACAGCGAGCTGCACATCGTCGATCAGCGCATCGTCGGCCGCAAGCCCAAGGCCCTCGACCATGCCCAGGCGGCGGCCCTGCCGCTGACGTCGATCACGGCCTGGGAACTGCTGTTCGAGGGCATGGGTCTGCGCGAGGGTGAAGGCGCCGGCGAGAGCCTGCTGATCATCGGCGCCGCCGGCGGGGTCGGATCGATCCTGATCCAGATCGCCAAGGCGCTGACCAGCCTGACCGTGGTCGCCACCGCGTCGCGCGACGAAACCCGCGACTGGTGCCTGCGGATGGGCGCGGACCATACCATCGACCACCGCCAGCCCCTCAAGCCGCAGCTTGATGCCCTGGGCCTTCGGCCCCGCTACGTGGCCGGCCTGACCGCGACGGAACAGCACTATGACGCGATCATCGACCTGATCCAGCCGCGCGGCACCATCGCCCTGATCGACGATCCCGTGACGCTCGACGCCCTGAAGCTCAAATCAAAGGCGCTGACCCTGCATTTCGAATTCATGTTCGCCCGCGCCATGCACGACGCGCCGGACATCACCGCACAGCATGATCTGCTCGACCGGGTGTCGGAGCTTGTCGACCTGGGCCGCATCGTCACCACCGCCAACAGCCACGGCGGCACGATCAACGCCGCCAACCTGCGCGCCGCCCATGCACAGCAGGAAAGCGGCCGGGCGATCGGCAAGACCGTTCTGGCCGGGTTCGAGTAG
- a CDS encoding helix-turn-helix transcriptional regulator, producing the protein MTLAKPVPAAETPEPGRVPRFSKYDCSPGCPVEAALEQIGGKWKGVVLYHLADGTKRFNELNRLAGSVTQRTLTKQLRELEGDGIISRTVYPVVPPKVEYALTPKGQSLIPVIMALRDWGMAHAMPTATASGQPV; encoded by the coding sequence ATGACCCTCGCCAAGCCGGTGCCTGCCGCCGAAACGCCCGAACCGGGCCGCGTGCCGCGGTTTTCGAAGTACGATTGTTCGCCCGGCTGCCCTGTCGAGGCGGCGCTGGAACAGATCGGCGGAAAGTGGAAAGGGGTGGTGCTGTACCATCTGGCCGACGGCACCAAGCGCTTCAACGAACTTAATCGACTGGCCGGGTCGGTCACGCAGCGCACCCTGACCAAGCAGCTGCGCGAGCTTGAGGGGGATGGAATCATCAGCCGGACGGTCTATCCCGTGGTCCCGCCGAAGGTCGAATATGCGCTGACGCCGAAGGGGCAGTCGCTGATCCCGGTGATCATGGCGTTGCGGGATTGGGGCATGGCCCATGCCATGCCGACGGCAACGGCCTCGGGCCAGCCTGTTTAG
- a CDS encoding ANTAR domain-containing protein, whose translation MQIRLMTPVGTSVLVVERDRPRAEATKRLLVEQGYSVTGVLTDISRFAETVAQTTADAVMIYATEPDKGLLDALRALPTEQRRPTILITEDGSTDAIHQAVAAGVNACVVVGVNGNRIRSAIDLAKANFSNTLGLREELDEARNALRDRKVIERAKGIIMRERSLDEDAAYTLLRTRAMQRGVRLVAVAEMVVEAAEVMQL comes from the coding sequence ATGCAAATTCGTCTGATGACGCCAGTTGGCACCAGCGTTCTCGTGGTCGAGCGGGACCGCCCGCGCGCCGAGGCGACCAAGCGCCTGCTGGTCGAGCAGGGCTACAGCGTCACAGGCGTGCTGACCGACATCAGCCGCTTCGCCGAGACCGTCGCCCAAACCACCGCCGATGCCGTCATGATCTATGCGACCGAGCCCGATAAGGGCTTGCTCGACGCGCTGCGCGCCCTGCCGACGGAGCAGCGCCGCCCGACCATCCTGATCACCGAGGACGGGTCCACCGACGCCATCCACCAGGCCGTTGCCGCCGGGGTCAACGCCTGCGTCGTGGTCGGCGTCAACGGCAACCGCATCCGCTCCGCCATTGATCTGGCCAAGGCCAATTTTTCCAACACCCTCGGGCTGCGCGAGGAATTGGACGAGGCGCGCAACGCGCTGCGCGACCGCAAGGTGATCGAACGCGCCAAGGGCATCATCATGCGCGAACGCAGCCTGGACGAGGACGCGGCCTATACCCTGCTGCGCACCCGCGCCATGCAGCGCGGCGTACGCCTGGTGGCGGTTGCGGAAATGGTCGTTGAGGCTGCGGAGGTCATGCAGTTGTAG
- a CDS encoding ABC transporter substrate-binding protein → MRQAAEANGQGDMMRAVQNHQQEMADLEAEPEASDLESSMSRAVESAVMQGLFGGDMHRRAFLKAVGAGTAYAAIASMFPLEEAKAMAVEMAQAGGKLEKTKLNVGFVPITCATPIIMAHPMGFYKKYGLDVSVIKTAGWAVSRDKSLSGEYDAAHMLTPMPLAINMGAGSTKVPWTMPAVENINGQAIVLSTKHKDKNDPKMWKGFKFAVPFEYSMHNFLLRYYVAEHGLDPDKDIQIRVLPPPEMVANLRAENVDGYLSPDPFNQRAVYDGVGFIHKLTKDIWDKHPCCAFAASKSFIDENPNTFLALWKSIMEATDFASVKANRKEISKAISPKNYLNQPVTVLEQVLVGTYADGLGNVKKVPDRIDFDPFPWHSMGVWILTQMKRWGYIKGDVDYKQVAEEVYLATDAQKLMAEMKLTGPYGTPPKTTYETYNIMGKTFDAAKAEEYVESFAIKRT, encoded by the coding sequence ATGCGTCAGGCCGCCGAAGCCAACGGCCAGGGCGACATGATGCGGGCCGTTCAGAACCATCAGCAGGAAATGGCCGACCTGGAGGCCGAACCGGAAGCCTCGGACCTGGAATCCTCCATGTCCCGGGCTGTCGAGTCGGCCGTCATGCAGGGACTGTTCGGCGGCGACATGCATCGCCGTGCGTTCCTCAAGGCGGTGGGTGCGGGGACGGCTTATGCCGCCATCGCCTCCATGTTCCCGTTGGAAGAAGCCAAGGCCATGGCGGTCGAAATGGCTCAGGCCGGCGGAAAGCTTGAAAAGACCAAGCTGAACGTCGGCTTCGTGCCGATCACCTGCGCCACGCCGATCATCATGGCGCATCCGATGGGCTTCTATAAGAAGTACGGGCTCGACGTTTCCGTGATCAAGACGGCCGGCTGGGCCGTGTCCCGCGACAAATCGCTTTCCGGCGAATACGACGCGGCGCACATGCTCACGCCCATGCCGCTCGCGATCAACATGGGGGCGGGCTCGACCAAGGTGCCTTGGACCATGCCGGCGGTGGAAAACATCAACGGCCAGGCCATCGTGCTGTCGACCAAGCACAAGGACAAGAACGACCCGAAGATGTGGAAGGGCTTCAAGTTCGCCGTGCCGTTCGAGTATTCCATGCACAACTTCCTGCTGCGCTACTACGTGGCGGAACATGGGCTGGATCCCGACAAGGACATCCAGATCCGCGTCCTGCCGCCGCCGGAAATGGTCGCCAACCTGCGGGCGGAAAACGTCGACGGCTACCTCTCGCCGGATCCGTTCAACCAGCGGGCGGTCTATGACGGCGTCGGCTTCATCCACAAGCTGACGAAGGACATTTGGGACAAGCATCCCTGCTGCGCCTTCGCCGCGTCCAAGTCCTTCATCGACGAAAACCCCAACACCTTCCTGGCGTTGTGGAAGTCGATCATGGAGGCCACCGACTTCGCGTCGGTCAAGGCCAACCGCAAGGAAATCTCCAAGGCGATTTCGCCGAAGAACTACCTGAACCAGCCGGTCACGGTTCTGGAACAGGTGCTCGTGGGGACGTATGCGGACGGCCTCGGCAACGTGAAGAAGGTCCCGGACCGGATCGATTTCGATCCGTTCCCGTGGCACTCCATGGGGGTGTGGATCCTGACGCAGATGAAGCGCTGGGGCTACATCAAGGGCGACGTCGACTACAAGCAGGTCGCCGAAGAGGTCTATCTCGCCACCGATGCGCAGAAGCTGATGGCCGAGATGAAACTGACCGGGCCGTACGGCACGCCGCCGAAAACGACCTACGAAACCTACAACATCATGGGCAAGACGTTCGATGCCGCGAAAGCGGAAGAATACGTCGAGTCCTTCGCCATCAAGAGAACGTAA
- the ntrB gene encoding nitrate ABC transporter permease: MSMSLQSRAIVLSIASFFAFAGLWQLLLPAGTGSAADMDPAYAALMGATAKGASAMPGPLEVGKQIWEHVLNPFYDAGPNDKGIGIQLGYSILRVLVGFGFAVVVAIPLGFLIGMSPLFYKALDPFIQIMKPVSPLAWMPLALYTIKDSIISSVFVIFICSVWPMLTNTAFGVASVRKEWLNVAKTLEVGHLRTAFRVILPAAAPTIMTGMRISVGIAWLVIVAAEMLVGGTGIGYFVWNEWNNLSITNVIAAIFFIGLIGMVLDLMLSYLARLVTYTE, encoded by the coding sequence ATGTCCATGTCGCTGCAATCCCGTGCCATCGTCCTGTCGATCGCGTCGTTTTTCGCCTTCGCCGGTCTGTGGCAACTGTTACTGCCCGCCGGCACGGGATCGGCGGCGGACATGGATCCCGCTTACGCCGCCTTGATGGGGGCTACGGCCAAGGGGGCCTCGGCAATGCCGGGGCCCCTCGAGGTCGGCAAGCAGATCTGGGAGCACGTCCTCAATCCCTTCTACGACGCCGGTCCCAACGACAAGGGCATCGGCATTCAGCTGGGCTATTCCATCCTGCGCGTTCTGGTCGGCTTCGGCTTCGCCGTGGTGGTGGCCATTCCGCTCGGCTTCCTGATCGGCATGTCGCCGCTGTTCTACAAGGCGCTCGATCCGTTCATTCAGATCATGAAGCCGGTCTCGCCATTGGCCTGGATGCCGCTCGCCCTCTACACGATCAAGGATTCCATTATTTCCTCCGTGTTCGTGATCTTCATCTGTTCGGTCTGGCCGATGTTGACCAACACGGCTTTCGGCGTCGCCAGCGTGCGCAAGGAATGGCTGAACGTGGCCAAGACGCTCGAGGTCGGCCATCTGCGTACGGCCTTCCGCGTGATCCTGCCGGCGGCGGCACCCACGATCATGACCGGCATGCGGATTTCCGTCGGCATCGCCTGGCTGGTCATCGTCGCGGCCGAGATGCTCGTAGGCGGTACGGGCATCGGCTACTTCGTGTGGAACGAATGGAACAACCTGTCGATCACCAACGTGATCGCCGCGATCTTCTTCATCGGCCTGATCGGCATGGTGCTGGACCTGATGCTGTCCTACCTGGCGCGTCTCGTCACCTACACCGAATAA
- a CDS encoding ABC transporter ATP-binding protein → MSKSPQPRIRVEGLAQRFPAPDGSGETTVFEDIWFSVEPGEFVCLIGHSGCGKTTLLNILAGLATASSGNVIVSGQEVTGTSLERAVVFQSHALMPWMTVMGNIAFAVRSKWPRMAKAEMLKHCQKFIDLVHLTGSENKKPSQLSGGMKQRVGIARAMAIEPQIMLLDEPFSALDALTRGSLQDELLSICAETEQTVFMITHDIDEAILLADKIILMTNGPDARICEIVENSLPRDRTRANMHTQANYYPVRNHLIEFLVNRSVGFKDELASPDYDPRHPPVVRPTVITDEAGETGTGVLRAQA, encoded by the coding sequence ATGAGCAAATCCCCCCAGCCCCGCATCCGTGTCGAAGGTCTGGCGCAGCGCTTCCCGGCGCCGGACGGATCGGGTGAAACCACCGTCTTCGAGGACATCTGGTTCTCTGTCGAACCCGGCGAATTCGTCTGCCTGATCGGTCATTCCGGCTGCGGCAAGACGACCCTGCTGAACATCCTTGCGGGCTTGGCAACGGCAAGTTCCGGCAACGTCATCGTGTCGGGCCAGGAAGTCACCGGCACGTCGCTTGAGCGCGCGGTGGTATTCCAGAGCCACGCCCTGATGCCCTGGATGACGGTGATGGGCAACATCGCCTTCGCCGTGCGTTCGAAATGGCCGCGCATGGCCAAGGCGGAGATGCTCAAGCATTGCCAGAAATTCATCGACCTGGTGCATCTGACCGGCTCGGAGAATAAGAAGCCGTCACAGCTGTCTGGCGGCATGAAACAACGCGTCGGCATCGCCCGCGCCATGGCGATCGAGCCGCAGATCATGCTGTTGGACGAACCGTTTTCGGCGCTCGATGCGCTGACCCGCGGCTCCCTGCAGGACGAGCTTCTCAGCATCTGCGCCGAGACCGAGCAGACCGTGTTCATGATCACCCATGACATCGACGAGGCGATCCTGTTGGCCGACAAGATCATTCTGATGACCAACGGGCCGGATGCGCGGATCTGCGAGATCGTCGAAAACTCGCTGCCGCGCGACCGCACCCGCGCCAACATGCACACCCAGGCCAATTACTATCCCGTCCGCAACCATCTGATCGAATTCCTGGTCAACCGGTCCGTCGGTTTCAAGGACGAACTGGCCTCCCCCGATTACGACCCCCGGCATCCGCCCGTCGTGCGCCCCACCGTCATCACCGACGAAGCCGGTGAAACCGGCACGGGTGTGCTGCGCGCGCAGGCTTGA
- the cynS gene encoding cyanase, whose product MTRAELTEKIVTHKIMKGIKWADVAEKVGHSKEWVTAALLGQMSMTKDQATAAANAMGLNLSEEEIAMLMTVPSRGSLESAVPTDPLIYRLYELVSVYGTTFKALIEEEFGDGIMSAIDFEMDIDRKADPKGDRVVITLNGKFLPYKVY is encoded by the coding sequence ATGACCCGCGCCGAACTGACCGAAAAGATCGTCACCCACAAAATCATGAAAGGCATCAAGTGGGCCGACGTCGCAGAAAAGGTCGGCCATTCCAAGGAATGGGTGACCGCCGCACTGCTGGGCCAAATGTCCATGACCAAGGATCAGGCAACCGCGGCGGCCAACGCCATGGGCTTGAACCTGTCGGAAGAGGAAATCGCCATGCTGATGACTGTGCCGTCGCGCGGTTCGCTCGAAAGCGCGGTTCCGACCGATCCCCTGATCTATCGCCTCTATGAACTGGTCAGCGTCTACGGGACCACGTTCAAGGCCCTGATCGAGGAAGAATTCGGTGACGGCATCATGTCGGCCATCGACTTCGAAATGGACATCGACCGCAAGGCCGACCCCAAAGGAGATCGCGTGGTCATCACCCTGAACGGCAAATTCCTGCCTTACAAAGTCTACTAG
- a CDS encoding HupE/UreJ family protein, whose product MIRTKLTNLVPPLALGTAAVLAADPALAHHPLGGAPMTTFAHGVLSGIGHPLLGFDHLFFVLLVGIAALYTGHRFTAPAAYIAAMLAGCLMMSLGVGLPAKETVIGLSLLVLGTVVLSGRSLGIVAAACVFAAFGLFHGSAVGDAMATQEAGVGAQVLVGYLIGLGVVQYGIAVAAGTVALKLWKATESTAVEARLTGAVVAGIGMFLTLEHIEGVLVEALL is encoded by the coding sequence ATGATCCGCACCAAACTCACGAACCTGGTTCCGCCGCTGGCGCTCGGCACGGCGGCAGTTCTCGCGGCTGACCCGGCGCTCGCCCACCACCCGCTGGGCGGAGCACCCATGACCACTTTCGCCCATGGCGTGCTGTCCGGCATCGGCCATCCGCTTCTCGGCTTCGACCATTTGTTCTTCGTGCTGCTGGTCGGCATCGCGGCGCTCTATACCGGTCACCGTTTCACGGCCCCCGCCGCCTACATCGCCGCCATGCTGGCGGGTTGTCTGATGATGAGCCTTGGCGTCGGCCTGCCGGCCAAGGAAACCGTCATTGGCTTGTCGCTGCTGGTGCTGGGTACGGTGGTGCTGTCGGGCCGGTCGCTCGGCATCGTCGCGGCGGCCTGCGTGTTCGCGGCCTTCGGCCTGTTCCACGGTTCGGCCGTCGGGGACGCGATGGCAACCCAGGAAGCGGGCGTGGGCGCCCAGGTTCTGGTCGGCTATCTGATCGGCCTCGGCGTGGTGCAGTACGGCATCGCCGTTGCCGCCGGCACGGTTGCCTTGAAGTTGTGGAAGGCAACGGAATCGACGGCCGTCGAAGCCCGCCTGACGGGTGCCGTGGTCGCCGGCATCGGCATGTTCCTGACGTTGGAACATATCGAAGGCGTTCTCGTCGAAGCCCTTCTCTAA
- a CDS encoding GTP-binding protein: protein MEQAKVPVTLITGYLGAGKTTLLNRILTEQHGKKYAVIVNEFGEEGIDNELVVDADEEIFEMNNGCICCTVRGDLIRIISTLMKRAQDFDGMIIETTGLADPAPVVQTFFVDEDVQAKVALDAVVTVVDACHFLDAVDEEHELAEQVAFADIILLNKTDLVDADKLNAVKAKISSLNRMAKVIETVKSQVPITDVLDRGAFDLSRVLEFEPGLLDEEDDHEHDENIISISLKTDNPIEPEKFSNWIRGFITDRGVDVLRTKGILNLSGQENRYVFQGVHMVMDSAWGAPWGGDARSSRLVFIGRNLDEAELRTAFDSCTVAA, encoded by the coding sequence ATGGAACAGGCAAAGGTGCCCGTGACGCTGATTACCGGATATCTGGGGGCGGGGAAAACCACCCTGCTGAACCGGATCCTCACGGAACAGCACGGCAAGAAATACGCCGTCATCGTCAATGAATTCGGCGAGGAAGGCATCGACAACGAACTGGTCGTCGACGCCGACGAGGAAATCTTCGAAATGAACAACGGCTGCATCTGCTGCACCGTGCGCGGAGACCTGATCCGCATCATTTCGACGCTGATGAAACGCGCGCAGGATTTCGACGGCATGATCATCGAAACCACGGGCCTGGCTGATCCGGCGCCGGTGGTGCAGACTTTCTTCGTGGACGAGGACGTCCAGGCCAAGGTCGCGCTCGACGCCGTGGTCACGGTGGTCGACGCTTGCCATTTCCTGGATGCCGTCGATGAGGAGCACGAGCTGGCCGAACAGGTCGCTTTCGCCGACATCATCCTTTTGAACAAGACCGACCTGGTCGACGCCGACAAGCTGAATGCCGTGAAGGCGAAGATTTCCAGTCTCAACCGGATGGCCAAGGTCATCGAGACGGTGAAAAGCCAGGTGCCGATCACCGACGTGCTCGACCGCGGCGCGTTCGACCTTTCCCGGGTGCTGGAATTCGAGCCGGGCCTGCTGGACGAAGAGGACGACCACGAGCACGACGAGAACATCATCTCGATCAGCCTGAAGACCGACAACCCCATCGAGCCCGAAAAATTTTCCAACTGGATCCGGGGCTTCATCACGGATCGCGGTGTCGACGTGCTGCGCACCAAAGGCATTCTGAACCTGTCCGGCCAGGAAAATCGCTACGTGTTCCAGGGCGTGCATATGGTCATGGACTCCGCCTGGGGTGCCCCCTGGGGCGGCGACGCGCGGTCGTCGCGTCTGGTCTTCATCGGCCGCAACCTGGACGAGGCCGAATTGCGCACGGCGTTCGATAGCTGCACGGTGGCGGCATGA
- a CDS encoding WD40 repeat domain-containing protein, translating to MMGATGFDPAVLGIAGAGNPDVGARIISPSVKLSESQAVGVHPTFTVIEPAEARAVIGYGDGTIRGIGLMLGGVQPSVLAQVSATPITAAVDIGGAGVLIGTDGGDLLRLDGSDVVKLAETGGPWIGEVAVHSGRGLRAFAAAKALTVLDAGGAVVFEAADHPSTVAGLSFSPDGTRIAAAHYGGVSVWKLTEPGQKPVRLDWHGSHTAVAWSPNGQFIVSAMQDKEMHCWRWKDRTGMRMSGYPSKIRAIAWTADGQYVAASGADTVTSWDCSGKGPSGKPPLEFGYVYDGVVRQVAAHPADHVVAGGYSDGTVLIGAIEQETAMIARPASGHAVTGLAWTADGGILVATDESGAVAVMRILEPVVS from the coding sequence ATGATGGGCGCCACCGGGTTTGATCCGGCTGTCCTGGGGATTGCCGGGGCCGGCAATCCGGATGTGGGGGCCCGGATCATTTCACCCTCGGTCAAACTCAGCGAAAGCCAGGCCGTGGGCGTGCATCCGACCTTCACGGTTATCGAGCCGGCGGAAGCCCGTGCCGTTATCGGCTATGGCGACGGCACGATCCGGGGCATCGGGCTGATGCTGGGCGGCGTCCAGCCGTCGGTGCTGGCCCAGGTTTCGGCAACGCCCATCACCGCCGCCGTCGACATCGGCGGCGCGGGCGTGCTGATCGGCACGGACGGGGGCGACCTGTTGCGCCTGGACGGTTCCGACGTCGTCAAACTGGCGGAAACGGGCGGCCCCTGGATCGGTGAGGTTGCCGTGCATTCGGGCAGGGGATTGCGGGCTTTCGCCGCCGCCAAGGCCTTGACCGTTCTGGATGCCGGGGGGGCGGTGGTGTTCGAAGCGGCCGACCACCCTTCGACCGTCGCGGGCCTCTCCTTCTCGCCCGACGGCACGCGGATTGCCGCCGCCCATTACGGCGGAGTCAGCGTGTGGAAATTGACAGAGCCTGGTCAGAAGCCCGTGCGGCTCGACTGGCACGGCTCGCACACGGCCGTTGCCTGGTCGCCGAACGGTCAGTTCATCGTCTCGGCCATGCAGGACAAGGAAATGCATTGCTGGCGCTGGAAGGACAGAACCGGCATGCGGATGTCGGGATATCCGTCCAAGATCCGCGCCATTGCCTGGACCGCCGACGGCCAGTATGTGGCGGCATCGGGCGCCGATACGGTGACGTCCTGGGATTGTTCCGGCAAGGGGCCGTCCGGCAAACCGCCGTTGGAATTCGGCTATGTCTATGACGGTGTGGTGCGTCAGGTCGCGGCCCATCCGGCGGACCACGTGGTCGCCGGCGGCTATTCCGACGGCACGGTTTTGATCGGTGCCATCGAACAGGAGACGGCGATGATCGCCCGGCCCGCCAGCGGCCATGCGGTCACCGGCCTGGCCTGGACCGCCGACGGCGGGATCCTGGTCGCCACGGATGAATCCGGGGCGGTCGCGGTCATGCGCATACTCGAACCGGTGGTGTCCTGA
- a CDS encoding ANTAR domain-containing protein: MRVMLVTDIPDALEAIVAHAQGSGGAMHEVVALAAPNEPLADKARDSAPDVIVVHVAKPEEYPFANLKSLSESAPLPVMFLADDARPDIMAQASHAGVNAYLPVDAGLKSFPTLAEWTRAQFLTIRELKKRLKEKEDKLADRITIERAKGIVMKLRSLEEDAAYHEIRKLAMKRSQPMRVVAEQIIDTENLVMCKG; encoded by the coding sequence ATGCGTGTGATGCTGGTAACGGATATCCCCGACGCGCTGGAGGCCATCGTGGCCCACGCCCAGGGATCAGGTGGCGCGATGCACGAAGTGGTCGCCCTTGCCGCCCCCAATGAACCCCTTGCCGACAAGGCCCGCGACTCGGCCCCGGACGTGATCGTGGTACATGTCGCCAAGCCCGAGGAATACCCCTTCGCAAACCTGAAGAGCCTAAGCGAATCAGCCCCGCTACCGGTCATGTTCCTGGCCGACGACGCACGGCCGGACATCATGGCCCAGGCATCACACGCCGGGGTCAACGCCTACCTGCCCGTGGACGCGGGGCTGAAATCCTTTCCGACCCTGGCCGAATGGACCCGGGCGCAGTTCCTGACCATCCGCGAGTTGAAGAAGCGGCTGAAGGAAAAGGAAGACAAGCTTGCCGACCGCATTACCATCGAGCGGGCCAAGGGCATCGTCATGAAATTGCGGAGCCTTGAGGAAGACGCGGCCTACCACGAGATTCGAAAACTGGCCATGAAGCGGTCCCAACCCATGCGGGTCGTCGCGGAGCAGATCATCGATACGGAAAACCTGGTGATGTGCAAAGGATGA